In Alligator mississippiensis isolate rAllMis1 chromosome 10, rAllMis1, whole genome shotgun sequence, one DNA window encodes the following:
- the RNF34 gene encoding E3 ubiquitin-protein ligase RNF34 isoform X2, with protein sequence MWASCCGLLNEVMGTGAVRGQQSGFGGGAGPFRFAPNTDFSACPSSTGGADIVCKACGLSFSVFRKKHVCCDCKKDFCSVCSVLQENLRRCSTCHLLQETAFQRPQLMRLKVKDLRQYLILRNIPTDTCREKDDLVDLVLCHHGVHSEESADTSSLHSARSQTSSIFAHPFSMSVSVSSSQGEFASRRGSAGNGTLLQGQAETPSANEDDDAAEEQTPGLSRKRARASLSDISSLEDIEGLNVRQLKEILARNFVNYSGCCEKWELVEKVNRLYRESEENHKTQGEKMQLNDNDDNLCRICMDAVIDCVLLECGHMVTCTKCGKRMSECPICRQYVVRAVHVFKS encoded by the exons ATGTGGGCTTCCTGCTGTGGGCTGCTGAATGAAGTCATGGGTACTGGAGCTGTCCGTGGCCAACAGTCGGGATTTGGAGGAGGTGCTGGTCCATTCCGATTTGCACCAAATACAGACTTCTCAGCATGTCCATCTTCAACAGGAGGTGCTGACATAGTCTGCAAAGCTTGTGGACTTTCCTTTTCAGTCTTTAGGAAAAAG CATGTGTGCTGCGACTGCAAGAAGGATTTTTGCTCAGTTTGTTCAGTCTTACAAGAAAATCTCCGAAGATGTTCTACGTGTCACTTGTTACAAGAGACAGCGTTCCAGCGGCCTCAGTTAATGCGACTGAAAGTGAAGGATCTACGTCAGTATCTTATTCTCCGAAACATCCCAACAGATACCTGTCGAGAGAAAGACGACCTGGTGGATCTTGTGCTGTGTCACCATGGAGTACACTCGGAGGAGAGTGCGGACACTAGCAGCTTGCACTCTGCACGGTCACAGACTTCTAGTATTTTTGCGCATCCATTTTCAATGTCTGTATCGGTGTCGTCCTCACAAGGGGAGTTTGCAAGCAGAAGGGGTAGCGCAGGAAATGGAACCCTTTTACAG GGCCAAGCTGAAACCCCTTCAGCAAATGAAGATGATGATGCTGCAGAAGAGCAG ACCCCTGGGCTGTCCAGAAAGCGAGCGAGGGCATCACTGTCTGACATTTCAAGTCTAGAAGACATAGAAGGGTTGAATGTTCGCCAGCTGAAGGAGATACTTGCTCGTAATTTTGTCAACTATTCAGGATGCTGTGAAAAGTGGGAACTTGTGGAAAAAGTGAACAGACTGTACAGGGAGAGTGAGGAAAATCACAAGACAC AAGGAGAGAAGATGCAGCTGAATGACAACGATGATAATCTGTGCAGGATCTGCATGGATGCAGTCATTGACTGTGTTCTTCTGGAATGTGGTCATATGGTCACGTGCACAAAGTGTGGCAAAAGGATGAGCGAGTGCCCCATCTGCCGGCAGTACGTTGTACGGGCAGTGCATGTATTTAAGTCTTAA
- the RNF34 gene encoding E3 ubiquitin-protein ligase RNF34 isoform X1, with amino-acid sequence MKAGATSMWASCCGLLNEVMGTGAVRGQQSGFGGGAGPFRFAPNTDFSACPSSTGGADIVCKACGLSFSVFRKKHVCCDCKKDFCSVCSVLQENLRRCSTCHLLQETAFQRPQLMRLKVKDLRQYLILRNIPTDTCREKDDLVDLVLCHHGVHSEESADTSSLHSARSQTSSIFAHPFSMSVSVSSSQGEFASRRGSAGNGTLLQGQAETPSANEDDDAAEEQTPGLSRKRARASLSDISSLEDIEGLNVRQLKEILARNFVNYSGCCEKWELVEKVNRLYRESEENHKTQGEKMQLNDNDDNLCRICMDAVIDCVLLECGHMVTCTKCGKRMSECPICRQYVVRAVHVFKS; translated from the exons ATGAAG GCGGGTGCCACGTCCATGTGGGCTTCCTGCTGTGGGCTGCTGAATGAAGTCATGGGTACTGGAGCTGTCCGTGGCCAACAGTCGGGATTTGGAGGAGGTGCTGGTCCATTCCGATTTGCACCAAATACAGACTTCTCAGCATGTCCATCTTCAACAGGAGGTGCTGACATAGTCTGCAAAGCTTGTGGACTTTCCTTTTCAGTCTTTAGGAAAAAG CATGTGTGCTGCGACTGCAAGAAGGATTTTTGCTCAGTTTGTTCAGTCTTACAAGAAAATCTCCGAAGATGTTCTACGTGTCACTTGTTACAAGAGACAGCGTTCCAGCGGCCTCAGTTAATGCGACTGAAAGTGAAGGATCTACGTCAGTATCTTATTCTCCGAAACATCCCAACAGATACCTGTCGAGAGAAAGACGACCTGGTGGATCTTGTGCTGTGTCACCATGGAGTACACTCGGAGGAGAGTGCGGACACTAGCAGCTTGCACTCTGCACGGTCACAGACTTCTAGTATTTTTGCGCATCCATTTTCAATGTCTGTATCGGTGTCGTCCTCACAAGGGGAGTTTGCAAGCAGAAGGGGTAGCGCAGGAAATGGAACCCTTTTACAG GGCCAAGCTGAAACCCCTTCAGCAAATGAAGATGATGATGCTGCAGAAGAGCAG ACCCCTGGGCTGTCCAGAAAGCGAGCGAGGGCATCACTGTCTGACATTTCAAGTCTAGAAGACATAGAAGGGTTGAATGTTCGCCAGCTGAAGGAGATACTTGCTCGTAATTTTGTCAACTATTCAGGATGCTGTGAAAAGTGGGAACTTGTGGAAAAAGTGAACAGACTGTACAGGGAGAGTGAGGAAAATCACAAGACAC AAGGAGAGAAGATGCAGCTGAATGACAACGATGATAATCTGTGCAGGATCTGCATGGATGCAGTCATTGACTGTGTTCTTCTGGAATGTGGTCATATGGTCACGTGCACAAAGTGTGGCAAAAGGATGAGCGAGTGCCCCATCTGCCGGCAGTACGTTGTACGGGCAGTGCATGTATTTAAGTCTTAA